In Pyricularia oryzae 70-15 chromosome 2, whole genome shotgun sequence, one genomic interval encodes:
- a CDS encoding mycocerosic acid synthase, which produces MSSSTSRGGCDVPVAIIGMACRFPGEATNPCKFWELLKEGKDAFSEPDRFNASAFYHANSSGRQNVLPCKGAHFLKGDPYAFDAAFFNMTPGEALASDPRQRLALEVAYEALENAGMTLQRVAGSRTACFVGAAANMAEYRDGIVRDFGNQPQHTIMGVSEELMSNRLSHFFDLHGPSATVETACSSSLVAVHLACQSLRLGESEMAVAGGVNLLLSPDTFMQLQNLSVLSPEGRSRSFDDEGRGYGRGEGCGIVVLKPLAAALRDGDPIRAVIRGTGSNSDGWTKGMAMPSGESQMHLIKDVYETFGLDYAETHTIGRAARNQRLIMGSVKPNIGHLEPAAGIAGLIKGVLALERGLIPPNIHLNKINRKIPLDEWNMEVPTRLTAWPVTQQRPMSISSFGLGGTNAHVVMEAHNAAAAVDDQDSRPKSSKRVFFLSSQDQGGFARIASSLLEHLDGLGPLAARPLYLADLAYTLATARAGLGWVSSFVAESLADVRDQLTAGVGREAVRRRSSGRKQPRLAFVFTGQGAQWAGMGIQLLSRPVFAASVAASTAYLARLGCEWEPVRELEKRGDESRLGRAEVSQAICTVLQIALVDELRSWGVRPARVIGHSSGEIAAAYCLGALSHSDAIAAAYFRGKASAAVAEASSKQATEMGMMAVGCSREQAQELIAGQNGCVDVTVACVNSPESITLSGHATELEKMAEVLQEHSIFHRRLKVEIAYHSPLMAAVSDKYLSYISHIEPREASDAMSEPAPIMVSSVTASEATPDMLGPYYWLANMMSPVLFSDGIVELVRPCIDGNHTREEEVNTIDMMIEIGPHSTLAGPVDQTLSRHGLRDMEYHSVLLRGRDAVDTALDLARSLFHAGVEINAARANGDVGAKLLTDLPPYPWNHDRAFDATSRIHHEYLHRKMPRRGLLGAPMPSTDQAQRVWRGFIRLDEEPWLRGHKVGGTVLLPAAAMLSIAIEGGRQLAEPGRTLHAVRLRDVSFFAALALPESAATEVVLTMRPHLLGTAGHNSTTSWWELLISSSAGTGPLRDNCRGLLSLDYKEDRGEHMEREDGHIAAERLDGYRRVLDECGSDSYAEEDFYEHLAGLGFQYSGHFRSVQDIHPGDGCSTFGVRLSSLENDTFSAGQLQQDQLLSRPFLAHGATLDAIFQAWISSTLRDGHVQSQRPYAPTFVAEMEVSADFPEPKGQLLPGVCHSRRSGFKEWSVDTSLFDESRTVPCLSFTDFRLSELDDGTGGVAAVGSTAVPRSLMARVRWDDALDLMTPAEVMNAVSSRGLSTEAESLSRLVRLVLHGLNPGATTVELVRNAVEPRLLADLSVSGSGSGSPEVVVIPSWVNDMGTEELDEVLQRLLGLAAPEAAVVLATDIRGVTSTLESRGFTCSFATAGAPMLYRRRETPPPSQMQNGAPTNDVVVVEPAAASLTDPAVQRIIDTLLEDLSSNGKIVRHQWAAAGGQPPTTNEAVFAGKTVISLLELQQPFLESMTAADLQAAKAMMQRSARLLWVTRGDDPSLHVVDGLVRCVRSENPTADVRVLHLGSESESESDSDQVEKAPRQIARLATAELTSKDREFRAAQGRLQVARIVEDPEGDSLVAEHLADSKRLVTLSELDFPVKLAIGQPGLLDTFCFVNDAAVMTEPLGDLDVQVQVHAASLNFKDVMAAMGMIALPALGSEASGIVIRAGSGVTNVQAGDRVAILCPLGTHKTLVNVKSSLATKLPDSLTFEEAVSVPVAYITAYHALVNVARLSAGQSVLVHAATGAVGQAAIQIALLRGLVVYATAGSPEKRAFLTERYGIAPSNIFHSRDASFAKAVARVTGKRGVDCVLNSLSGELLRASWDCVAPSGSLVELGLRDVVNNTRLDMKPFGKSISFSFFDVKDLPETTQAGLLGTVFELVRSGRLTPVSPITTYPIDRVEEAYRTMQQGKHRGKIVLTFPAAARVPVLFPAKDSLTLDRKAAYLLVGGLGGLGRSLSQLLASCGARHLVFLSRSGADASPAARDQIKKLQAAGVQVHVLRGDVADDESFLAAMQQYERRADLPPIRGVVHLAAVLRDAVLDNMTHDDWAAALRPKVRGSRNLDRYFDHSRPLDFLVLCASVAGLWGNAGQAAYAAANTYQDALASSRRARGLSGVAVDLGIVRDVGMAAEQSFGARFDQWAKVVGIPRDVFLALMKSLIRGQKQLLLQQQSGASSDWPPPQVCSGLGSAEMWATHDIVPPPAYHSDPRFSALTGGAARWGSRPQSAEGSDGSRSSSSSSSSLASLLAGATTKPQAAEYVTEALVHKAAGILQIPPVEVDPSHPLYEYGVDSLVAIEVRNWINLAMNANIALLEIMGGESISQFAVKVAERSTLVSV; this is translated from the exons ATGTCGTCCAGCACTTCTCGTGGGGGTTGCGATGTGCCGGTGGCCATCATCGGCATGGCCTGTCGCTTTCCAGGCGAGGCGACGAACCCGTGCAAATTCTGGGAACTCCTGAAGGAGGGAAAAG ACGCCTTTTCCGAACCGGACCGGTTCAACGCGTCAGCCTTTTACCACGCCAACAGCAGCGGGCGGCAAAACGTGCTGCCCTGCAAGGGGGCACACTTCCTCAAGGGCGACCCGTACGCCTTTGACGCGGCCTTTTTCAACATGACGCCGGGGGAGGCGCTGGCGTCGGATCCGCGGCAGCGCCTGGCCCTCGAGGTGGCGTACGAGGCCCTCGAGAACGCGGGTATGACGCTGCAGCGCGTGGCGGGCTCGCGCACGGCTTGCTTCGTGGGCGCGGCGGCCAACATGGCCGAGTACAGGGACGGCATCGTCCGCGACTTTGGGAACCAGCCGCAGCACACCATCATGGGCGTCTCGGAGGAGCTAATGAGCAACAGGTTGTCGCACTTTTTCGACCTGCACGGCCCCAGCGCCACTGTCGAGACGGCCTGCTCGTCCAGTCTGGTTGCTGTTCATCTTGCCTGTCAGAGTTTGAGGTTGGGCGAGTCCGAg ATGGCCGTTGCAGGAGGGGTCAACCTGCTGCTGTCTCCCGACACCTTTATGCAGCTGCAAAACCTCTCGGTGCTCAGCCCCGAGGGACGCTCACGATCCTTTGACGACGAGGGTCGCGGCTACGGCCGAGGCGAGGGTTGCGGCATCGTCGTGCTCAAGCCGCTCGCGGCGGCCCTGCGCGACGGGGACCCGATCCGCGCCGTCATCCGCGGCACCGGATCAAACTCAGACGGCTGGACAAAGGGCATGGCCATGCCTTCGGGAGAGTCGCAAATGCACCTCATAAAGGACGTTTACGAAACCTTCGGTCTCGACTACGCCGAGACGCA CACCATTGGACGGGCTGCCAGGAATCAGAGGTTGATAATGGGCAGCGTCAAGCCGAAT ATCGGCCACCTCGAACCAGCCGCGGGTATCGCAGGGTTGATCAAGGGCGTACTGGCGCTCGAACGCGGTCTGATCCCACCAAACATACACCTCAACAAAATCAACCGCAAAATCCCACTCGACGAATGGAACATGGAGGTGCCCACGAGGTTGACGGCATGGCCAGTCACCCAGCAACGCCCCATGAGCATCAGCAgcttcggcctcggcggcacCAACGCCCACGTCGTCATGGAGGCGCACAATGCCGCagccgccgtcgacgacCAAGACAGCCGCCCCAAGAGCTCCAAGAGGGTGTTTTTCCTCAGCAGTCAGGACCAAGGGGGATTTGCCCGCATCGCCAGCTCGCTCCTCGAGCACCTCGACGGCCTCGGCCCCCTCGCCGCGCGCCCTTTGTACCTTGCCGACCTGGCCTACACGCTCGCCACCGCGCGGGCGGGGCTCGGTTGGGTGAGCAGCTTCGTGGCAGAGAGCCTGGCCGACGTGCGGGATCAGTTGACAGCGGGAGTGGGACGAGAGGCGGTGCGACgacgcagcagcggcaggaaGCAGCCCAGGCTGGCCTTTGTCTTCACGGGCCAGGGCGCGCAGTGGGCCGGCATGGGGATCCAGCTGCTCTCGAGACCCGTGTTTGCCGCTTCGGTGGCGGCTTCCACCGCCTACCTGGCTCGGCTCGGCTGCGAATGGGAGCCGGTTCGAGAGCTGGAGAAGAGGGGGGACGAGAGCCGGCTCGGCAGAGCAGAGGTCAGCCAGGCCATCTGCACGGTCCTGCAGATCGCGCTGGTCGATGAGCTCAGGTCCTGGGGGGTGCGGCCGGCAAGGGTCATAGGTCACTCGAGCGGGGAGATAGCTGCGGCGTACTGCTTGGGTGCACTGAGCCACTCGGACGCTATCGCGGCTGCCTATTTTCGTGGGAAGGCCTCGGCTGCTGTAGCCGAGGCCTCCTCGAAACAGGCAACGGAAATGGGCATGATGGCCGTCGGGTGTTCGAGGGAACAGGCTCAAGAGCTCATAGCCGGTCAGAATGGTTGTGTCGACGTGACCGTGGCATGTGTGAACTCGCCCGAGAGTATAACGCTCTCGGGACACGCGACAGAGCTTGAAAAGATGGCCGAGGTGCTCCAGGAGCACAGCATCTTCCATCGGCGGCTCAAGGTCGAGATTGCCTATCACTCCCCCCTCATGGCCGCCGTCTCCGACAAGTACCTCTCATACATTTCCCACATAGAACCCAGGGAGGCGTCGGACGCCATGTCGGAGCCTGCACCCATCATGGTCTCGAGCGTAACGGCCTCGGAGGCAACTCCAGACATGCTGGGGCCGTACTACTGGCTCGCCAACATGATGTCTCCGGTGCTCTTCTCGGACGGCATTGTAGAACTGGTCCGACCTTGTATAGACGGCAACCAcacaagagaagaagaagtcaATACAATTGACATGATGATCGAAATCGGGCCTCACAGCACCCTGGCCGGCCCCGTCGACCAGACCCTGTCGCGCCACGGCCTGCGCGACATGGAATACCACTCGGTGCTGCTGCGCGGCCGCGACGCCGTCGACACGGCCCTGGACCTCGCACGCTCCCTCTTCCACGCCGGCGTGGAGATCAACGCAGCCCGCGCCAACGGCGACGTCGGCGCCAAGCTCCTCACGGACCTGCCCCCTTACCCCTGGAACCACGACCGCGCCTTCGACGCGACGTCGCGCATCCACCACGAGTACCTGCACCGCAAGATGCCGCGCCGCGGCCTGCTGGGGGCGCCGATGCCGTCGACGGACCAGGCGCAGCGGGTCTGGCGCGGCTTCATCCGCCTCGATGAGGAGCCCTGGCTGCGCGGGCACAAGGTCGGCGGCACGGTGCTGCTGCCGGCCGCGGCCATGCTGAGCATCGCCATCGAGGGCGGTCGCCAGCTCGCCGAGCCGGGCAGGACGCTGCACGCCGTCAGGCTGCGCGACGTTTCCTTCTTTGCGGCGCTGGCCCTGCCCGAGtccgccgccaccgaggTGGTCTTGACCATGCGGCCGCACCTGCTGGGCACGGCAGGGCACAACAGCACCACGTCGTGGTGGGAGCTGTTGATATCCTCGAGCGCCGGGACTGGCCCGCTGCGCGACAACTGCCGCGGACTGTTGTCGCTGGACTACAAGGAGGATCGGGGCGAGCACATGGAGCGTGAGGACGGGCACATTGCCGCCGAGAGGTTGGATGGCTACCGTAGGGTGCTTGACGAGTGCGGTTCCGACAGCTATGCCGAGGAGGACTTTTACGAGCATCTCGCCGGGCTCGGGTTCCAGTACAGCGGGCACTTTCGCAGCGTGCAAGACATACACCCCGGCGACGGCTGTTCAACATTTGGCGTGCGCCTGTCCAGCCTCGAAAACGACACTTTTAGCGCGGGACAGCTGCAGCAGGACCAGCTCCTGTCCAGACCATTCCTCGCGCACGGTGCCACGCTCGACGCCATATTCCAGGCCTGGATCAGCAGCACCCTGCGAGACGGCCACGTTCAGTCCCAGAGGCCGTACGCGCCGACCTTTGTAGCCGAGATGGAAGTGTCTGCCGACTTTCCCGAGCCCAAGGGCCAGCTCCTCCCGGGCGTCTGCCACTCGAGGCGCAGCGGCTTCAAGGAGTGGTCCGTCGACACGAGCCTGTTTGACGAGTCGCGGACCGTGCCCTGTCTCTCCTTTACCGACTTCCGCCTCAGCGAGCTCGATGACGGGACGGGCGGCGTCGCTGCGGTCGGctccacggcggtgcccagGTCGTTGATGGCGCGTGTGCGCTGGGACGATGCGCTCGACCTGATGACGCCGGCCGAGGTGATGAACGCCGTCTCTAGTCGGGGGTTGTCTACTGAGGCGGAGAGCCTGTCGAGGCTCGTGCGTCTGGTGCTCCACGGGCTCAACCCCGGTGCGACGACCGTCGAGCTGGTGCGCAATGCTGTGGAGCCGCGGCTGCTGGCCGACCTGTCAGTGTCAGGTTCAGGTTCAGGTTCAC CCGAGGTTGTCGTGATCCCCTCATGGGTCAATGATATGGGAACTGAAGAGCTAGATGAAGTGCTGCAGCGCCTGCTGGGTCTAGCCGCGCCCGAGGCGGCAGTCGTCTTGGCCACCGATATCCGCGGTGTGACCTCGACTCTCGAGTCCAGGGGCTTCACCTGCTCCTTTGCCACCGCTGGAGCGCCCATGTTGTACCGTCGCCGAGAAACACCACCGCCTTCTCAGATGCAGAACGGCGCCCCCACCAATGACGTCGTCGTTGTCGAGCCGGCGGCCGCATCACTAACAGATCCGGCCGTGCAGCGCATCATCGACACGCTCCTCGAGGACCTTTCATCGAATGGCAAGATTGTCCGACACCAGTGGGCAGCCGCCGGGGGACAGCCTCCAACCACAAACGAGGCTGTATTCGCTGGCAAGACCGTCATCAGCCTCCTggagctccagcagccgttCCTCGAATCCATGACGGCCGCGGACctgcaggccgccaaggccatgATGCAAAGGAGCGCACGGCTGCTGTGGGTCACGCGCGGCGACGACCCCTCGCTGCACGTCGTGGACGGCCTGGTGCGCTGCGTCCGCAGCGAGAACCCCACGGCAGACGTGCGGGTGCTGCACCTCGGGTCCGAGTCCGAGTCCGAGTCAGACTCCGACCAGGTCGAGAAGGCCCCTAGGCAGATTGCTCGCCTGGCCACGGCCGAGCTGACGTCCAAGGATAGAGAGTTCCGTGCGGCTCAAGGCCGGCTGCAGGTTGCCAGGATCGTCGAGGACCCCGAGGGTGATTCCTTGGTCGCCGAGCATCTGGCCGACTCGAAGCGCCTTGTCACGTTGAGCGAGCTCGACTTTCCCGTAAAGCTGGCCATCGGTCAGCCGGGACTCTTGGATACTTTCTGTTTCGTCAATGATGCTGCTGTCATGACGGAACCGCTGGGTGATTTGGACGTCCAAGTCCAGGTCCATGCGGCCAGTCTCAA TTTCAAAGACGTCATGGCCGCCATGGGAATGATAGCCCTACCCGCATTGGGCTCCGAGGCCAGCGGTATCGTCATCCGTGCCGGCAGCGGTGTGACCAACGTGCAGGCGGGCGATCGCGTGGCCATCCTGTGCCCCCTGGGCACGCACAAGACCCTCGTAAACGTCAAGTCCAGCCTCGCCACAAAGCTGCCAGACTCGTTGACCTTTGAAGAGGCCGTGTCCGTCCCCGTCGCATACATCACAGCCTACCACGCACTCGTCAACGTCGCCAGGCTATCCGCGGGCCAGTCGGTACTCGTCCACGCCGCCACGGGCGCCGTCGGACAGGCCGCCATCCAGATAGCCCTGCTGCGCGGCCTCGTCGTCTACGCCACGGCGGGCTCCCCCGAGAAGAGGGCCTTTTTGACCGAGCGCTACGGCATCGCCCCGTCCAACATCTTCCACTCGCGCGACGCCAGCTTCGCAAAGGCCGTGGCCCGCGTCACGGGCAAGAGGGGCGTGGACTGCGTGCTCAACTCGCTGTCCGGCGAGCTGCTGCGCGCATCGTGGGACTGCGTCGCGCCCTCTGGCAGCCTCGTCGAGCTCGGCCTGCGCGACGTCGTCAACAACACCCGCCTCGACATGAAGCCCTTTGGCAAGAGCATatccttttccttcttcgACGTCAAGGACCTGCCCGAAACCACCCAGGCGGGGCTCCTCGGCACCGTGTTCGAACTCGTCCGGTCTGGCCGTCTGACCCCCGTTTCCCCCATCACCACCTACCCCATCGACAGGGTCGAGGAGGCCTACCGCACCATGCAGCAGGGGAAGCACCGCGGCAAGATCGTCCTCACCTTCCCCGCCGCGGCCCGCGTGCCCGTGCTGTTCCCGGCCAAGGACTCGCTGACGCTCGACCGCAAGGCCGCCTACCTGCTCGTCGGCGGGCTGGGCGGGCTGGGCCGAAGCCTCTCCCAGCTCCTGGCATCTTGCGGGGCGAGACACCTCGTCTTCCTCTCGCGCTCGGGGGCCGACGCGTCCCCAGCCGCCAGGGACCAGATCAAAAAACTCCAAGCCGCGGGCGTGCAGGTCCACGTGCTGCGCGGCGACGTGGCCGACGACGAGtccttcctcgccgccatgcAGCAGTACGAACGCCGCGCCGACCTGCCCCCGATCCGCGGCGTCGTGCACCTGGCCGCCGTGCTCCGCGACGCCGTGCTGGACAACATGACGCACGACGACTGGGCcgcggcgctgcggcccaAGGTGCGCGGCTCGCGCAACCTCGACCGCTATTTCGACCACTCCAGACCCCTGGACTTCCTGGTGCTCTGCGCGTCGGTGGCGGGGCTCTGGGGCAACGCCGGCCAGGCTGCCTACGCCGCGGCCAACACGTACCAGGACGCGCTGGCGAGCAGCCGGCGCGCGAGGGGGCTGTCCGGGGTGGCGGTGGACTTGGGCATCGTGCGGGACGTCGGCATGGCGGCCGAGCAGAGCTTCGGGGCGCGGTTCGACCAGTGGGCAAAGGTCGTTGGCATCCCGCGCGACGTCTTTTTGGCCTTGATGAAGAGTTTGATCAGGGGGCAGaagcagctgctgctgcaacaGCAGTCAGGGGCTTCTTCGGACTGGCCACCGCCGCAGGTCTGCTCGGGCCTCGGGTCGGCCGAGATGTGGGCGACGCACGACATCGTGCCACCGCCGGCCTACCATTCCGACCCACGCTTTTCCGCGCTGACCGGCGGTGCCGCCCGGTGGGGCTCGAGACCGCAGTCCGCCGAAGGGAGCGATGGCAGccgctcgtcgtcgtcctcgtcgtcgtcgctggccTCCCTGCTGGCCGGCGCCACGACcaaaccccaagctgcagagTACGTGACCGAAGCCCTCGTGCACAAGGCCGCCGGCATTCTCCAGATCCCACCCGTCGAGGTCGACCCGTCCCACCCCCTGTACGAGTATGGCGTCGACTCTCTTGTCGCCATCGAGGTGCGCAACTGGATCAACTTGGCAATGAATGCCAATATAGCTTTGCTCGAGATTATGGGCGGCGAATCCATCAGCCAGTTTGCCGTCAAGGTAGCGGAGCGAAGTACTCTGGTGTCGGTGTAG